The sequence acctctttccttcaacccaatctccctttatgattcctacaccactggggtgagggaatttgatgcactggtggaaagttgaagctacacctagaatcccatgtagccaaggtcgaccaattaacgcattgtagggtgattctacatcaacgacacagaataagatttcagaagatattcccttcaatggaattcgcatagtaacctcccctttaggcttgttagcagtaccattaaaaccatatatcttatatgttgatggtataagatcatcatctcttccacccatggttttataagtatgataaaataagatgttcacagagcttccagtatcgattagaattctattgattgcccatgaatcttcagcttcatcatcctcatcttctttcggttttggattaatttctaattttactaccaatggattgtcatgcacctcttctccttcgggaatttcttctgcggtaaaagaaatgatctgtttctgccattcctctagtggcgagattttcgcaatattcataatttctcttccatcattatctcttgcgaacactctactcaaaacattatcatgaaaatcttcaattgtatatgaatgtacgatagagtgacagaatagattttttgcttttgcaccaacttctatgaagaatgtttctttctttttcatcgtattcactttgtgatgttctggtggtggtggcagtggttgagattgtggatgccctaccagaaagtcgtttagttttccttgatctatcattctcaaaataatttttacatttctgcaatcatttgtgtatgtccatgaaaatgatgataagaacaaaactcattgagtgtttggaggtggttccgttcccatgttccatggtgttggtatatttccatcaagattatagcttcccatatcttctccacacttgcatttagaggtggcatcttgatttcttcccatactaccttgtgacctccttgtcctctattatagttttgtctttgacctccataagtttcttgcggttgatcgagtctttgaatcttgttatttcctccacgattgtagaaatttttctctttcatactcttcttgatctcggcttcccatagcaccagtttctgttgattgttacttgtcaccttctcttgttgtacttgcgaagtattcgccactgtgtttattagcttgggtaataagcttgcattcgctgtttgtgagctggtgttcgcaactggatatgattccatttcattttgcctttcctctagagcaatgtattcttcttgaagttctcgcaattcagtcattgtgatcgtattcttgactctgaaaatttggacatacaataggtttgttgcaaacatagcattgataaatgataatataagatatctctcatctacacggccagccatttcgctacacatagttctccatcttttagtcaggtgtttcaaactttcgccaatcctttgttttaatccaaacacatcttctataccaggtcgcgaggaattattacttatatatgcccccaagaatgtagtctgcaaatgattgaaggaggttattgtgttctttggtagaccttcaaaccattttaacgcctctcctgttaagctggatgcgaaatatttgcacaatacgcatcatgattttcccattgtaacatgcacctcacataggctttaatgtgttgaattgcacaagttgttccatcaaaaatgctggttaatgcgggcaaattgcatttcggtggtattcctcctaattgtacttcccttgtaaatggagttttcgcagcttcttctattgcttcatccaattgtcttctacctacttctcctctattatttagcattcctctcatttcttctaattctttcaagatttgtttatttacacctgaatcttgatccattggtcttttaatttcgcctctcttcttctgcgttcatgtctatcttctctcgcgaaattttgcattttcttcattatcctcatctcgtcttcttctgcgattctcttcctcatctctatcttgaattcgcatatgatgatgcctttcattttcccctccatgattttgttcatttcttatcaattcaattcgctgtctttcagccatccactttactctatcatactcctcattgagattaccgttattccggttttgtgtacgccttctttctcgattgtcgtgattgttctggcgaattgtctcctgaatctcttgttcttccatttccgctctcaatctttcacattcgcagattaaacgtgcttgttcagcataatgtctttcaatttcttcttcaattgtctgttgatttctttgaatttctctctcatgtaaaattcttcttccttcctctcgatttccttcgccatcttggtcatttcgtccctgatgttgtccggtctcttgatttctaccattttgcccatcatcaaaagtttcattttgtggaacgtaacgatcatcatctctttctctattttagcgatattcttcattaggatttgatatttcttcttgaatattgtttccggcattgattgtgggtgagcttcgcctcatttctcttctagtcgatcttgaatatgattttgtaatacttctcgatcttctattctgtagtcttatattctccatccttaatttgtgattttgccttgttaaatttgcacgttcttctgcctcaaatcttctttcttcatgtattctttgtcTCAACGTTTCTAGCGCTCCAATTTCCtgatctccatgaattattccttcatctgcttcttgatttctctcttcctgtctataatttctgttttgttgctcttcttctacttcttctgccgaatttgattgccaagtgtgtatgctcaccctatcataatctgtattcctcccttgaactagtatttgctgaattggtggttgaattttattttctctattacttctcattctaatagattctcccatttcacttctttctcttccatcaattctcttgcttcttctaacagtagtcggttgttcggatgtatttcttcttctagccatttcttcaatgttaacaatattgcaagaaattatggaaaattcttaatcaatcactctaaattttcacaaatctaaatatcaattttcagcttttttctagaataatcttcaatacctccctgtttctagcgccattatgtagttgcaggaaatcctacactacacccctcatatgatttcattattaatcaactcatttttaggtttacactcttaattttattgatcaatctttgaatgttcttacaagaaaatataaagaaatcaagaatgatctctgctctagattttctctctcctatttacttgtttcttatacAAAAAGATTTCccttctctttacaacttgaacgactatttataaggaaatacatagtggatgacagctaatctgtcctttattttcgggtatggtctgcgacattctcgcaaccttacaaatgttaatttcgcaagctctctaattttcgcaggactatcatatctttctcgtgatcttagctgacgtcatttattttattcttcctgaaattgttctgcgacgctgttgtattgtgttgttgataatttcgctgaaatattatcgttgtgagattctgatcctacatgcaCTTTATGGAGCTTCTCCATAAGCTTAAGCTCCAGAACTGTCTCCATTGCCATCTGAAACCGCTTCGAAGTAGACGTTCCACCAGTCATATTCTCATTATCATCTTGTAATTCTTGCTCATAACCAAACCATTAACCTCAAGTCCCTGAGATCCCATTCATACACACAACCAGCTGCATCTCCTCCAGATTCTTGTCTATCTGCATCAACCAACTACAACTGTATGCCTTTACTTCCCTGACTTCATCCAATCTCTGCACCAATAACTCCATCTCTTTGCGCTCAGCTGCTTCCATTGCCGTCTGCAGCTAGCCATCAGCTGTTTGTAAACACTCAGAATCACCACCATCTTGAGCCACTTCTGCTGCTTTGCAATTGAAACTGACTTGACTGCAACCACAACACCACCATTCCATTTCGATTCCTACCATCTCAACTGCACATCTTCAATCCACTATCTCTGCAGCTTCAACTGCGTTCCTTGCTGCAACAACAAATTCACAATACAAACACCACTGCTAACCGAGTTCAACCCTTGAGCATCACCAATTCAAAAATCGAAACCAGATTCGAACAACATCAACATCTTCTACTTCTCCTCTATCCCTGATTGGATCTTAACTTTGATTTCTGAATCTCACATCTTCatctcttcttcacatcttcaatggTAGCATCAACATCATTTACTAATTCATACCCATTTCCTTCTCCTTTGAGTTGAGTCTTTGAACTCAATTTCTTAATCAAATTCTGACGTAACTTTAAATTTCATCACAAACCCCCTTAACAGAAGTATCTCCTCACCATGATTTCTTTCATCAATTCGAACAGAACCCATTCCTCTAAACTTTCTCAATCTCAGAATACCCATGAATCTCCAACAGAACCATGAATTTATTCTTCTCAGGATCATCAAACCCTAATGCATCAATTATAACAGCCTCAGATCCTCTTTTAGATTCGAACAACATCATCTCATTCTTCAACACCAACTGCAACACTTAGCTCAAGAACCCATCTATCTCTTCTGTTGCTAACTCAGCTCCTTATCTTCCATCCAAATTCCTCATCAAAATCACCTCAATGAACGTCTCCAGCTGCTGCAGAAcgaagaaatgaaaagaaaaaaaatgtgttCCTCTTCAATTCGACCCATGTTTAGATAAGGATAAGGATAGCACCTATGCTTCAGTTAAGGGCCACCCTGATAGCTTCTAACTGACAATACAAATTCCTCATTCTTTCGTTGTTGGCTCCGTCTTttcgttctcttcaagatgattgAGAAGAAGCCCTGGATATAGAGAGTTCCACTTCCCTTTGCtcaaatgactccaaaatacctaatcgactcaaaaacaaacataagatacataatttacaagaaaactcgcagagaaagcataaacaatagataaatatcaaggtgattatgacacttatcaaattcccccacacttagactttgctagtcctcgagcaaatcaaacaaaacaattccaaaacatacatacaactccgtgtcgtcgaggctacagtcacacttagcacgtataacaagcctttaaacccctaggtttcCCTAATGGacaagttatagtctcgtgaaggtttacaagaggtgtacctacaaaacctatacttccaaactccagccacCTGTGAAAAGTCTAAAAATGACATTAAACATTTTGTAATTGGCACACTATcgatgattacaggaggaagtacccactttcaaatccaattcataaattagtgatatagtttcattcggaaagttgaacacaaccacaatactcggaatctaatcaaccacaatcacatgaaagattaagaagatgaatatagaaagtagatggtggcggactgttgactaaggtgaacggtgtttcccatatctgtctgaaggtcactgccaaaaaaaacctaaaaatcctattggattgagctgccggtttgaattctaatatcaacacaactggcatatacaagggaaccaacggccgacaaacttaattctagatcaattcactggcatatacaagggaaccagtgatcggttttattcaacacaataataatatttttttcttctttttcctttctttttaaaattttttttctctttttcaaatcgacaacatgattggatctttttgatccaagcgcatgattcttgtcagcagattacatggtaattcccatggatcctgcattccacgcttgtttaggcgacagagacagggagaacacacacatattgctatccaagtgtcaatcttttcttttttttgtacaccgtttggtcaaattggtttcgtctcttttttcttttttcttttgtagtaactcaatcactctatttcatcctagcagtgacaacaattcgatgctggtgccccaccaaatcacttagagaaacaatagataaatatggaaaaataaaaatagaacatgATATGGTgaagactccgagatatggtgacaactatcatgttatttgtttttatattttatttatttttatatgaatagactctactaatgggtttctcaactcctacaaccataatgtttccattagtgtagagcacaagtttctagacttaggagtttatcatcttctttatttcttagtttttctacttttttttttcttataaacacaagggaaaactaacaaggctaaaaactctatatgagaacactcccccacacttaaactttacattgtcctcaatgtaaaatttagtcaatcaaagtaaagttcaagatgggaatttcataacatgatatatatacacaataagaaaataaaatacataataaaaattgatactccaactaatagctatttctgaacaatagaggataaacactaaacaagctatttagttggcatctaatcccaactcagccaatatatacctcatcgtcaagaaaaaattccatctacttaaaaaggctagtgtttattctaaactgttcaaaaatctctaaaagttggagttttgatatgcaaatatccaaaataagaaaataaagataaaatactagagaaataaaaagatagagatagatacacaaaaccagtgggttgcctcccacttagcgcttggtttaaagtcgtcagctcgacttgcaagacgaattctccatacaccaacaatcggaaaagttggggatccacccatagcacctggttcgcaaacactagcttcacacaaatattagtaatataaaacagaaatgaagctattaaccgataaaagtttcccccacacttattcttatccacacttggaagtgggtaAATAATATAGAATTCAGAAACTTCCagggtttcttgttccaaaacctgcatagtaagagaatcaagtatctctaatggcagaaatcgagaaacaaagtcattcaacaatattctcgaagcacataaattcaaaccaataagaggtaaaggagaagaaacaatatgcaaagggttagacaaacctatcacaatctcttgtatcacggaatcctcttcatccttgaaaaactcaagtgaattattcacctcttgtgtatcatggtcctctatcaaaccttgcgaccattcttcatccgtttctaccttaactaaagtctcggcattaacatcatcattacaatcctttgcaagatcaattgggtcttccacaatattggtcatatcggtttcattctcaacacactcatcTTCGTTagactcaaaccttgttgcaaagttctgtaaaacactagtttcatcatactcatataccttttgaataggtgcttgatcattataaagatcaagagttgagtcaactacactaatgtcatcaaatatctccaaagattggtccttttcaacaaaatcatcttcgtcttcattttcagactcaccgtaataagaatcgtcgtcagtttcccaacctttatcacgacgtcgtttaagttccatatggatggtcctactaatttcatcgacaagctcttctgaggctccatcatcttccaacttgtataatttctgtgcaagttttctaacgttcacacgcttaccaccattggctacaataggttctctttcccatgactcttccctttgaatgggtaaatgatcataactacgatctaaagtcgggtaagaaaaagtgttgcagaaattggtttgtgcgacgttctctCTAACACGGTCAAGCTGGTTTAGTCTCTGTTGCATGTCTTGCAATCCATccataatctgcatacaactcgaataaAGCCAATTAGAAATACAATTATctcaccttggtgcttgacttacatacgcATCGTTTTATTCCGCAACTTGAGAACATTGCGTCGCATGCTCTCAAAAAATGATTTTGGCAACTAATGATTTGAAAAATGTTTCCCGTAAAGAAATGTGTATTTTGCTTGATTTCTGTCTTAAGCTTCTGTTGTGGTTATAAGAACAATGGCTGATAAATGAATAGACAGACAGATCAAGCATGCAGTTGATAGGAAAATTGTGCATCATGATGCTCTTGAtgaaatattggtctttgtcatgAGATGATCATAATTATTTCAACAGTTAATCAACGTAAGGACCCTTTTTGCTTAACCGTTCTTGGTTTTTTTACAAGTCCAGGTGTGTCTCCAGAGTCTAATACTCGGTGACAAATTGGGAGCACGCCGTGTTAAGGAATGAGTGAATTGATTAGTCAATGACTAAAAAGGTCCCGCTCCCAATACCACAAAACAAAACCCCCAAGTAACCCTCTCAATACACCACTTCATAATCAATCAAGCAAATCCACCATGGTTTTCCTTCTTGGGAACCTCTCTGGCAACCTCAAAATCATCGCATCATCGATCTGGATAGGTAAATGAGTTGCGACGAACACGATCCCACCTTTCTTTCGATGCTCAGCAATAATGTGCTCAAGCAATTTCACACCTTCAGTATCCAATGCCACTGACGGTTCATCGAGCAACCAAATTGGACGGTCAAGTGCTACTACTCTAGCAAGCTGGAGTCTTTTCCTTTGACCCATGGAAAGCATCCTTGCCTTCTCATTAATAAGTCGGCCTAGACCCATGAGTTCCAAAGCTGCCTTTGATTTACCAGACTTGCCTTCAAGGACTTCAAACCATTGAACGTTATCCAGAACAGTGAACTTCTCTTTGACAGCATCTTTGAGGGATAACCAGTTGAGTTGGAGTTTGTATTGCTCAAAAACTCCTGACTTTGTGATGTCATGCCCATTCCACAGGATCTCTCCAGCCGATGGTCGTGAGAAACAAGCTAACATTCGTAAAAATGTGGATTTCCCCGCACCATTTGCTCCTGTTAACACAAGCGCACCTCCATCGTGAACTGAGGCGTTGATGTTGCGAAGAATTAATTGGGCATTTCTCATGCAAGAGACGTTGTTTAGGAGCATCCGAGGAAGTGGGGGTTTCCTTATAAACATTTTTATGTCAATCTACCTGCAAGGATTAAAACATAGAAGTCGGATGGAATTTCAAAAACGATTATAACATTTCAAAACCTAATCAGTACATCAAGTTCCCTAGAATCACACAATCTCTATAACAGTTCTCAAcataacaaataaactccagttGAACACCCCAAGCCTATGTGCCAAGTAATCAGTCTCCTAGCAATGTGATCCCTCACCAACATTCTGTCGAACATTTGTCATATAATATCTACGTCGGTAGAAACCATGAATTTCGAAGGTGCAGTTGATCTTGGAAAGGTTAAACTCGAAACCGTACATAttaactatcaaattatacaatTGTTATGAAGTATAAACAAACACCCAAAAGTCTAGGGTCATGTATTTGTAATCAAGGTTTCTCAAGATTACACAATCAAACATATAAATTACCAAGAAATGTGAATCAAGATTCCTACTTCCTACAGCACTCAATCATCATATAAAGTAAATAAGTAGTCTCTATGCATTAGAATCCAGATGAAATAAATACCAGAGTTAAAAATCAACTAACCTTCGAAATCTGGGAAATGGATTAAGGGTTTGGTTTTAGACTTCGTAGAGATCCTCAGTCAGACTATTTGACCTTTAGGTCTCTTAAATCTTAAATACTCCGACTCCGGTCTCTGTTTGTATGGTccagaataaataaataatgagTATCCAACGGTCAAGATTGACGCATCTTGTATCAAGGCCTGTATAATAACCCAGACCCTTTCATTTCTTCCCCGATTTCTCAAATTCTCAAATTCATCTCTGCAAAATCAAAATCCTAATACGCACCTCTTTCTACGGATCGAATCGATTCAATCATGGAGTTAACTATACAACAGCTTAAACAATTTGATGGTTCGGATGCAAGCAAACCAATTTACGTGGCATTAAAAGGAAAGATATTTGATGTTACAACTGGGAAAAGTTTCTACGGTCCTGGTGGATCTTACTGTATGTTTGCTGGTAAAGATGCAAGTAGAGCTTTGGCTAAGATGAGTAAAAATGATGAAGATATTTGTGCTTCTTTAGATGGTCTCTCTGAGAAAGAAATGGGTGTTCTTAACGATTGGGAGAAGAAATTTGAAGCTAAGTACCCTGTTATTGGTTCTGTTGTTTAGATTGGGGATTCTCTATGGACTACTCCAATCAAAATTTGGGTCACTGTACTTTGTAATTTCTTGAATTATTTGCAATTTATGTTCCTGTTTAGGGTTATGGTGTACGGAAGAAATTAAGAAACAGATAAATAAAAGAAGGTTGTGTGAATCAGGAGTTGTTGTtctctaattttgtattttgaatATGATTTCAATGTTTCCTTGTTGTTTTGTGGTTGTCTGAGTTCTAAGGTTAGGTTATGATTTGTGGGTTAATGGATCAAGGTATTTACTGACAAATGGTGTATGAACTTGTGTTTTGGTATATTGTCTCTCGATTGAACCTTTTATTTGTGAATTTCTTtcaagtactttttttttttactcggtcaacaaaaatagaataaaaaaacgAATCTGTACAGGGACTAGACTATATTAGCGCTAAGCCAAAAGACTGCACGCCAATAAAAtctatttaaaacgaaaataaacctcttcaggccattcaacagattgaataaaacctggcctaccctcataaaactcataattttcctcagccaacaaacaagcttgtttggccgaggcatcagctgaaaaattagcctctctgtaactatgaacataactaatattgttgtaaaaactcttcgccattctccacttctgcattagctgccacgacaactctcctttttggagagcaaaaatgcaactcatcgaatccgatctgacgcatagatttttgacattccatctttgagcaacaactgcgccatagataaccgcacaaacttcagcatagaagttggtctgccagcccagtccaacgcacaaaactcccaaaactgccgagttagaatcacgaaaaactacaccagaaccagcttggcccgggttgccaagtgatgcaccatcacaacagatcataagctcacctggattaggcggcgtccaagtaacttcaattggaacAGAGTGCTTGCAAGATCTATGCTTCAatctaaagaaattcaaaattcacaaATCATCTAAGGCATTATACatgtggcccttcattctaattgagttatcacgaattacctgatgaacccgTCCCAAATTTCTTTCAAGTACGTAGATAGATATGGGTTAGTTatttatcctggcttgattggggtatacccagattaattgcgGTATACCCAATAAGATAAAAtctggtcattatgaagtaaaaccaagccaccccttaaccttatattttctaaatggctaatgtccttgtttaattaacactaaaaattctgattaggtaattaattgagtttagattaaaacttaggaattgaagttatgaaattttgtttttgactgaacttttgtgggatgatttttgatgagatttttcttttttttttttgagaatatctcATGCAACGAAAATGAAGTACACAACCGAAACACTTCTAAAATGTGATTGCACATctgttgtatgaaatcatacttaaaatcaaagaaaaaaaatccacactttcagttctgaaagtttgaaaggtcggcaaggtcgactaaTGAAGATCATGCCGACCATACTAGGccggcaaggtcgacgaatgaagaaagTGCCGACCTAGTATGGCCGGCAAGGTAtacgaatgaagaagatgccgactgTAATATTTTTTTGACACACAAGAGACTGTTATAAATGCGTaggtagtcggcatggtattgatTTATTACTTTGTCGGATTTTTTTAGTCGGCATTTATTAACTTTCTTACCTTGCCGGCTAGAATTTAGCCGGCACTGTAGTAAtcttataaccttgccgactttggttatcccaaaaaaaaaactgaattataatagatgcaattcactttattcatgcaattt comes from Papaver somniferum cultivar HN1 chromosome 7, ASM357369v1, whole genome shotgun sequence and encodes:
- the LOC113297889 gene encoding ABC transporter I family member 1-like is translated as MFIRKPPLPRMLLNNVSCMRNAQLILRNINASVHDGGALVLTGANGAGKSTFLRMLACFSRPSAGEILWNGHDITKSGVFEQYKLQLNWLSLKDAVKEKFTVLDNVQWFEVLEGKSGKSKAALELMGLGRLINEKARMLSMGQRKRLQLARVVALDRPIWLLDEPSVALDTEGVKLLEHIIAEHRKKGGIVFVATHLPIQIDDAMILRLPERFPRRKTMVDLLD
- the LOC113297890 gene encoding probable steroid-binding protein 3; the encoded protein is MELTIQQLKQFDGSDASKPIYVALKGKIFDVTTGKSFYGPGGSYCMFAGKDASRALAKMSKNDEDICASLDGLSEKEMGVLNDWEKKFEAKYPVIGSVV